CCGCCGGTGGTCCCGGGGTCGCCGGTGCCGTCCCGGCCGTCGTCCGTCCTGGGGCGCTTCGTCGTCGGAGGTGTCACAGGCAGTCATCCTATGGCACCGCGGTCGGCAAGGGGAGCGGGACGGGTGGGGCTGTGTGCGGCCGGTGCGCGGCCCGGTGGGAGCCCGGTGCGCGGCCCGGTGGGAGCCCGGTGCGCGGCCCGGTGCGCGGCCCGCGTGCGTCCGGCACGCGACCCGCGCGCGGCCGGTGGGACGGCCGGCGGGGGACTCTGACATCCTGGGTCCATGAGTCACGAGGACCCCACCGCCGCCGGCACGCCGGACCCGACCGCGACCCCGGACCCCGCCGGGACCCCGGACCCCGCCGGCACGACCGACCCGACCGCGACCCCGGCCGTCGCCACCGGGCCGCTCCTCGAACGCGCCGCGGCCGACCGCCCCTGCCCCGCGGGCGGCGTCATCCTCGCCGCGACGCCGCTCGGCGACCCGCTCGACGCCTCGGTGCGCCTCCTCGACGCCCTCGCCACGGCGGATGTCGTCGCGGCGGAGGACACCCGCCGCACCCGGGCGCTCGCGGACGCGCTCGGGGTCACCCTGCGCGGCCGCGTCGTCTCCAACTTCGACCACAACGAGCAGGACCGGGCCGCCGGCCTCGTGCGGGAGGCCGCGCACGGGGCGCGCGTGCTCGTCGTCACGGACGCGGGGATGCCCTCGGTGTCCGACCCCGGCTTCCCGCTCGTCCAGGCCGCGCACGAGGCGGGGGTGCCGGTGACGTGCCTGCCGGGACCGTCGGCGGTGCCGACCGCCCTGGCCCTGTCCGGGGTGGGGGTGGGGACCTTCGCCTTCGACGGTTTCGCGCCGCGCAAGGACGGGGCCCGCCGCACGTGGCTGGAGGAGGTGCGGACGTCGCGCCGGGCGGTGTGCTTCTTCGAGTCGCCGCACCGGCTCGCCGCGACGCTCGCGCTGGCGGCGGAGGTCGTCGGACCGGACCGCCGGGCGGCGGTGTGCCGGGAACTGACGAAGACCTACGAGGAGGTCCGGCGCGGGGGCCTCGGGGAGCTCGCCGCGTGGGCCGCGGACGGGGTGCGGGGGGAGGTCACCGTCGTCATCGAGGGGAGCGACGGATCGCCCCGGGCCGCACCCGAGGACCTCGTCGGGGACGTCGAGGCGAAGGTGGCCGGGGGGCGGCGGCTGAAGGACGCGTGCGGTGACGTCGCCGCGGCGACCGGGGTGTCGAAGCGGGAGCTGTACGAGGCGGTGCTCGCCGCCCGGCAGCGGGACTGAGCCGGGCGTCGGGCGCGGTCGCGGGGTACCTCCCGTGGCACCCGGTCCCCGTCCGCGGGGTACCTCTGGTGGAGTCCGGTCCGCGTTCTGAAATACTTCGCGACCCCCTCGGTGCCGGCCGGTCGGAACGGCTGGGAGTTTCGGCACCGTACGGGTTGTTTATGACTATCACAGTCGGCTGCGAATAACTGCTCAACTGTGGCACTGTGGTGGGCATGACTGTTTCAGACAAGCCATCGAAGGGGACCCCGGAGTCCGACTCCGGGCATCTCCCGGGCGGTGGTCCGGAACCGGAACTTACCGCGCGGAAAAACTCCCCTGTCGCATTCGAGGACATGCCGCCGCCCCCGGCGGACGACGCCGACGCCCCGGTCGACTGGATCATCACCGGGGTCGTCGCCGTCGTGACGCTGGCGATCGTCGTGTGGGGGCTGCTGGCACCGGACAACTTCGCCTCCTTCGCCACGAACGCGCTCGACTTCGTCGTGACGGACTTCGGCTGGCTCTTCGTCGTCGCCGGCACCGTGTTCGTGTTCTTCGCCCTCGCCGTGGCGTTCAGCCGGTTCGGGCGGATCAAGCTCGGGCAGAACAACGAACAGCCGGAGTTCCACACGCTGAGCTGGATCGCCATGATGTTCGCCGCGGGCATGGGCATCGGCCTCATGTTCTACGGCGTCGCGGAACCGTTGAACTTCTTCCGCGGGGGCGTCCCCGGCCACGGTGACCACGAGGTGGAGTCCGCCTTCGCCTCGACGCTGTTCCACTGGACGCTCCACCCGTGGTCGATCTACGCCATCGTCGGTCTGAGCATCGCCTACGGCACCTTCCGGCTCGGCCGGAAGCAGCTGCTGAGCTCCGCGTTCATCCCCCTCATCGGCGTGAAGGGCGCGGAGGGGCCCGTCGGGAAGATCGTCGACATCCTCGCGATCATCGCGACCGTCTTCGGCACCGCCGCGTCGCTCGGGCTCGGCGCGCTCCAGATCGGGTCCGGCCTGGACTCGACGGGCATCGTCCACAACCCGGGGACCCCGGTGCTCCTCGGCGTCATCGTCGTCCTCGGCGTGGCGTACCTCGCCTCCGCCGCCTCCGGCGTGGGCAAGGGCATCCAGTGGCTGTCGAACTTCAACATGGTCCTCGCCGGGCTGCTGGCGCTGTTCGTGCTCGTCGTCGGCCCGACCGTCGTGAGCCTCAACACGATCCCCACGGCCGTCGGCAGCTACTTCGACCAGTTCTTCGAGATGGCCGGCCGGACCGCGGACTCGGACGGGACGCCGACGAAGACCGCGGCCGAGTGGCTGTCCGGCAACACGATCTT
The sequence above is drawn from the Corynebacterium bovis DSM 20582 = CIP 54.80 genome and encodes:
- a CDS encoding BCCT family transporter, whose translation is MPPPPADDADAPVDWIITGVVAVVTLAIVVWGLLAPDNFASFATNALDFVVTDFGWLFVVAGTVFVFFALAVAFSRFGRIKLGQNNEQPEFHTLSWIAMMFAAGMGIGLMFYGVAEPLNFFRGGVPGHGDHEVESAFASTLFHWTLHPWSIYAIVGLSIAYGTFRLGRKQLLSSAFIPLIGVKGAEGPVGKIVDILAIIATVFGTAASLGLGALQIGSGLDSTGIVHNPGTPVLLGVIVVLGVAYLASAASGVGKGIQWLSNFNMVLAGLLALFVLVVGPTVVSLNTIPTAVGSYFDQFFEMAGRTADSDGTPTKTAAEWLSGNTIFYWAWWISWSPFVGMFVARISRGRTIREFILVVLLVPSAVTVVWFSVFGGSAVEAEKAGHSVFGDGNAEKQLFSLLDSFPAGTVTSVIAMILLATFFITSADSASTVMGTMSQNGRLIADRRVTVLWGALTGLIAAVLLISGKDEALTNLQNVTIIAASPFVVIIIALMVSLVKGLSNDPMYLDEKEQRRFGLRLARERRLQAEDDAREQRRRQRDERRRHAAGGSGDVDMVVSPLPVGASGGEAGHPAVEEAVEAAAASAEAAATSAEEARTSAEQAQQWAERPARRGFLRRR
- the rsmI gene encoding 16S rRNA (cytidine(1402)-2'-O)-methyltransferase, which codes for MSHEDPTAAGTPDPTATPDPAGTPDPAGTTDPTATPAVATGPLLERAAADRPCPAGGVILAATPLGDPLDASVRLLDALATADVVAAEDTRRTRALADALGVTLRGRVVSNFDHNEQDRAAGLVREAAHGARVLVVTDAGMPSVSDPGFPLVQAAHEAGVPVTCLPGPSAVPTALALSGVGVGTFAFDGFAPRKDGARRTWLEEVRTSRRAVCFFESPHRLAATLALAAEVVGPDRRAAVCRELTKTYEEVRRGGLGELAAWAADGVRGEVTVVIEGSDGSPRAAPEDLVGDVEAKVAGGRRLKDACGDVAAATGVSKRELYEAVLAARQRD